In Chroicocephalus ridibundus chromosome 4, bChrRid1.1, whole genome shotgun sequence, one genomic interval encodes:
- the RPL27A gene encoding large ribosomal subunit protein uL15 produces MPSRLRKTRKLRGHVSHGHGRVGKHRKHPGGRGNAGGLHHHRINFDKYHPGYFGKVGMRHYHLKRNQKFCPTVNLDKLWTLVSEQTRLNYAKNEAGLAPVIDVVRSGYYKVLGKGKLPKQPVIVKAKFFSRRAEEKIKEVGGACVLVA; encoded by the exons ATG CCTTCCAGACTAAGGAAGACCCGGAAGCTGAGAGGACACGTTAGCCACGGCCACGGCCGCGTTG GCAAACACAGGAAGCATCCTGGAGGGCGTGGTAATGCTGGTGGTTTGCACCATCACAGGATCAACTTTGATAAATA TCACCCTGGTTACTTTGGAAAAGTAGGCATGAGACACTATCACTTGAAGAGAAACCAAAAATTCTGTCCTACTGTCAATTTGGATAAATTATGGACGCTTGTCAGTGAACAGACAAGGCTCAATTACGCAAAAAACGAGGCTGGACTGGCCCCAGTCATTGATGTTGTGCGCTCA GGCTACTACAAAGTCTTGGGCAAGGGGAAGCTGCCCAAGCAGCCTGTAATTGTGAAAGCAAAGTTCTTCAGTagaagagcagaggagaagaTCAAAGAAGTTGGAGGTGCCTGTGTGCTTGTGGCATAA